From a single Asticcacaulis sp. MM231 genomic region:
- a CDS encoding arsenate reductase: protein MLTLYGIPNCDTVKKARDWLDANRVAYAFHNFKTDGIDEVHLKIWCAKLGWEKVLNWASTTFKALPDADKHNLNQEDAIALMIEQPSMIKRPVFEKDDILIVGFKPDLIDPKTLR from the coding sequence ATGCTGACCCTTTATGGTATTCCCAACTGCGACACGGTGAAAAAGGCACGCGACTGGCTCGACGCCAATCGCGTCGCCTACGCCTTTCATAACTTCAAGACGGACGGCATTGACGAAGTGCATCTGAAGATCTGGTGTGCAAAGCTGGGTTGGGAAAAGGTGCTCAACTGGGCCAGCACCACCTTCAAGGCCTTGCCGGATGCAGACAAGCACAATCTGAACCAGGAAGATGCCATTGCCCTGATGATCGAGCAGCCGTCGATGATCAAGCGGCCTGTTTTCGAGAAGGACGACATCCTGATTGTTGGTTTCAAGCCCGATTTGATCGACCCGAAGACCCTTCGCTAG
- the queA gene encoding tRNA preQ1(34) S-adenosylmethionine ribosyltransferase-isomerase QueA yields the protein MLISDFDFDLPDDRIALRPVEPREAARLLRVEADGSLIDSRVGDIANCLRTGDLLIVNDTRVLPTQLDGLRVRPDSQVVIEATLVKSTGAAQWQAFLKPGRKVKPGDDLLFKSDTAELRAHVSAKDDNGLYTLDFQHSPQELIERLHIVGGMPLPPYIRSKRHEDEQDKSDYQTIFARDEGSVAAPTAGLHFTPALLEKLTANGIEVEHITLHVGAGTFLPVKVDDTKDHIMHAEFGMITQASADRINAVRAAGGRVVCVGTTSLRLLESACDDAGVIHPFAAETAIFITPGIKVRSCDMLMTNFHLPKSTLFMLVCALAGTETMKKAYAHAIATGYRFFSYGDASLLSNTSR from the coding sequence ATGCTTATTTCCGATTTTGACTTTGACCTGCCCGATGACCGCATCGCCCTGCGGCCCGTGGAGCCGCGCGAGGCGGCCAGACTTCTGCGCGTTGAAGCTGACGGCTCACTGATCGACAGCCGCGTTGGTGATATCGCTAATTGTCTGCGCACCGGCGACCTGCTGATCGTCAACGACACCCGCGTTTTACCGACGCAACTCGATGGCCTGCGCGTCAGGCCGGATAGCCAGGTGGTGATCGAGGCGACACTTGTCAAAAGCACTGGCGCCGCACAGTGGCAAGCTTTTCTGAAGCCGGGCCGCAAGGTCAAGCCCGGCGACGACTTGCTTTTCAAAAGCGACACCGCTGAACTTCGTGCCCATGTCTCGGCTAAGGACGACAATGGCCTGTATACGCTCGATTTTCAGCACAGCCCGCAAGAGCTGATCGAGCGACTGCATATCGTCGGAGGCATGCCCCTGCCGCCCTACATACGCTCGAAACGACACGAGGACGAGCAGGACAAGAGCGACTATCAGACGATCTTCGCCAGGGATGAAGGCTCTGTGGCGGCCCCCACGGCCGGTCTGCATTTCACCCCTGCCCTGCTGGAAAAGCTGACTGCCAATGGCATCGAGGTTGAGCATATAACCCTGCATGTCGGAGCCGGCACCTTCCTGCCGGTCAAGGTCGATGACACCAAAGATCACATCATGCATGCCGAGTTCGGCATGATCACTCAGGCCAGCGCCGACCGCATCAATGCGGTACGCGCGGCTGGTGGTCGAGTTGTCTGCGTCGGCACCACGTCATTACGTTTGCTGGAATCGGCCTGTGACGACGCCGGTGTCATCCACCCCTTCGCAGCCGAAACCGCTATCTTCATCACGCCGGGCATCAAAGTGCGCTCGTGCGATATGCTGATGACCAATTTCCACCTGCCAAAATCGACCCTCTTCATGCTTGTCTGCGCCCTCGCCGGCACCGAGACCATGAAAAAGGCCTACGCCCATGCTATAGCAACCGGCTATCGCTTCTTCTCCTATGGCGACGCCAGCCTGTTGAGTAACACATCACGATGA
- the guaA gene encoding glutamine-hydrolyzing GMP synthase — MIDFGSQVTQLIARRVRECGVYCEIHPFTKAADKIDSLRPKAVILSGSPHSVIDEGPRIDAKLFDMGVPVFGICYGEQLMCELLGGKVESGHDREFGRAEITVKGQSPIFKGLDQVETVWMSHGDRVTAIPQGFEVIATSEGAPYAAIADEKRKFYAVQFHPEVVHTKRGTDMIRNFLFEIAGFSGDWSMSAFREEMVAKIRAQVGTGKVICGLSGGVDSSVAAILIHEAIGEQLTCVFVDTGLLRKNEGEQVVSLFRNHYNIPLIHVQAQEKFLGALAGESDPEKKRKTIGKLFIDVFDEEAGKIDGAEFLAQGTLYPDVVESISPHGGPSTVIKSHHNVGGLPDYMKLKLVEPLRELFKDEVRALGRELGLDAAFVGRHPFPGPGLAIRIPGEVTPEKVRTLQDADAIYLDEIRKAGLYNDIWQAFAVLLPVKTVGVMGDARTYEDVLALRAVTSSDGMTADFYEFPWAVLGRCATRIVNEVRGVNRVVYDVTSKPPGTIEWE; from the coding sequence ATTATCGATTTCGGATCGCAAGTTACCCAGTTAATCGCACGTCGCGTCCGCGAATGCGGCGTCTATTGCGAAATCCACCCCTTCACTAAGGCCGCCGACAAGATCGATAGCCTGCGCCCTAAGGCGGTCATCCTGTCGGGTTCGCCGCACAGCGTCATCGATGAAGGTCCGCGGATCGACGCCAAACTGTTCGACATGGGGGTGCCGGTGTTCGGCATCTGCTATGGCGAGCAACTGATGTGTGAATTGCTGGGCGGCAAGGTCGAAAGTGGCCATGACCGCGAGTTTGGGCGCGCCGAGATTACCGTCAAAGGTCAGTCGCCGATTTTCAAGGGCCTCGATCAGGTCGAGACGGTATGGATGAGCCATGGCGACCGCGTCACCGCCATTCCGCAGGGCTTCGAGGTCATCGCCACGTCGGAAGGCGCGCCCTATGCCGCCATCGCCGATGAAAAGCGCAAGTTTTACGCTGTGCAGTTCCACCCGGAAGTGGTGCATACCAAGCGCGGCACCGATATGATCCGCAACTTCCTGTTCGAGATCGCCGGCTTCTCGGGCGACTGGTCGATGTCGGCCTTCCGCGAGGAAATGGTCGCCAAGATCCGCGCCCAGGTCGGCACCGGCAAGGTCATCTGCGGTCTGTCCGGCGGGGTTGATTCCTCGGTCGCCGCCATCCTGATCCACGAAGCGATCGGTGAACAACTGACCTGCGTGTTCGTTGATACCGGCCTGCTGCGTAAGAACGAAGGCGAACAGGTCGTCTCGCTGTTCCGAAACCACTACAATATCCCGCTGATCCATGTGCAGGCGCAAGAGAAATTCCTCGGCGCCCTGGCCGGTGAATCCGATCCCGAAAAGAAGCGCAAGACCATCGGCAAACTGTTCATTGACGTCTTCGATGAAGAGGCCGGCAAGATCGACGGCGCCGAATTCCTGGCCCAGGGCACGCTTTATCCCGACGTGGTCGAGAGCATCTCTCCCCACGGCGGGCCTTCGACGGTCATCAAGTCGCACCACAATGTCGGCGGTCTGCCCGACTATATGAAGCTGAAACTGGTTGAGCCATTGCGCGAACTCTTCAAGGATGAAGTGCGGGCGCTCGGCCGCGAACTGGGTCTCGACGCCGCCTTTGTCGGGCGCCATCCGTTCCCCGGGCCGGGCCTGGCCATCCGCATTCCGGGCGAAGTGACGCCGGAGAAGGTCAGGACGCTTCAGGACGCCGACGCCATCTACCTCGATGAAATCCGCAAGGCTGGTCTCTACAATGACATTTGGCAGGCCTTTGCCGTGCTGCTGCCGGTCAAGACGGTCGGCGTCATGGGCGACGCCCGCACCTATGAAGACGTGCTGGCCCTGCGCGCGGTCACCTCATCCGATGGCATGACGGCCGATTTCTATGAATTCCCGTGGGCCGTGCTTGGCCGTTGCGCCACCCGCATCGTCAACGAAGTCCGCGGTGTCAACCGCGTGGTCTATGACGTCACCTCGAAGCCGCCCGGCACCATCGAGTGGGAATAA
- the guaB gene encoding IMP dehydrogenase, giving the protein MDIREGLTFDDVLLEPGPSDVVPTQVDTKTKFTQTISLNIPLVSSAMDTVTEARLAVAMAQAGGMGIVHRNLTNEEQAEEIRNVKRFESGMVINPIVIYPDTKLAEVREIIARKHISGFPVVERETNKLVGILTNRDIRFEGEGSKSAAEVMTTENLITVREGEGQARARELMAKHRIERIIVVNDAYACVGLITVKDMEKQQAYPLAAKDAAGRLLVGGASTVGDAGFERSMALVEAGADVIVIDTAHGHSILVSQAVQRLRKETNKVQIVAGNVATYDATRALIDAGADAVKVGIGPGSICTTRIVAGVGVPQLTAIIDSVRAAAGTGVPIIADGGIKFSGDLAKAIAAGASSAMLGSMFAGTEEAPGEVILYQGRSYKSYRGMGSVGAMASGSADRYFQKEVRDTMKLVPEGIEGQVPFKGPIAPVVHQLVGGLRASMGYVGAPTIEEFQKRARFVRITGAGLRESHVHDVMITRESPNYRQ; this is encoded by the coding sequence ATGGATATACGCGAAGGCTTAACCTTCGACGACGTTTTGCTGGAACCCGGTCCCTCGGACGTGGTGCCCACTCAAGTCGATACGAAAACGAAATTCACCCAAACCATCAGCCTGAACATCCCGCTGGTCTCTTCGGCCATGGATACGGTCACAGAAGCACGCCTAGCCGTCGCCATGGCGCAGGCCGGTGGCATGGGCATTGTCCACCGCAATCTAACCAATGAAGAACAGGCTGAGGAAATCCGCAATGTGAAGCGGTTTGAGTCGGGTATGGTCATCAACCCGATTGTCATCTATCCCGACACCAAACTGGCCGAGGTTCGCGAGATCATCGCCCGCAAGCATATTTCCGGCTTCCCGGTGGTCGAGCGCGAGACAAACAAACTGGTCGGCATCCTGACGAACCGCGACATTCGCTTCGAAGGCGAGGGCTCCAAGTCAGCCGCCGAGGTCATGACGACGGAAAACCTGATCACGGTGCGCGAAGGCGAAGGTCAGGCGCGCGCGCGCGAACTGATGGCCAAGCATCGCATCGAGCGCATTATCGTCGTCAATGACGCCTATGCCTGCGTCGGTCTGATCACCGTCAAGGACATGGAGAAGCAACAGGCCTATCCTCTGGCCGCCAAGGATGCCGCCGGACGCCTGCTCGTTGGTGGCGCTTCCACGGTCGGTGATGCCGGCTTTGAACGTTCGATGGCGCTGGTCGAAGCCGGCGCCGATGTTATCGTCATTGATACGGCCCATGGTCACAGCATTCTGGTGTCGCAAGCGGTGCAACGCCTGCGCAAGGAAACCAACAAGGTTCAGATCGTTGCCGGTAACGTCGCCACCTATGACGCCACCCGCGCCCTGATCGATGCCGGCGCCGACGCCGTCAAGGTCGGTATCGGGCCTGGCTCCATCTGCACCACGCGCATTGTTGCCGGCGTCGGCGTGCCGCAACTGACCGCGATCATCGACAGCGTGCGGGCTGCGGCCGGCACCGGCGTGCCGATCATCGCTGACGGCGGCATCAAGTTCTCCGGCGATCTGGCCAAGGCCATCGCGGCGGGCGCCTCATCGGCCATGCTTGGCTCGATGTTCGCCGGCACCGAAGAAGCCCCGGGTGAGGTCATCCTCTATCAGGGCCGTTCCTACAAATCCTATCGCGGTATGGGGTCGGTCGGGGCCATGGCTTCGGGTTCGGCTGATCGCTATTTCCAGAAGGAAGTGCGCGACACCATGAAACTGGTGCCGGAAGGTATCGAGGGCCAGGTGCCGTTCAAGGGACCGATCGCTCCGGTTGTTCACCAACTCGTCGGCGGGCTTCGCGCCTCCATGGGCTATGTCGGTGCCCCTACAATCGAAGAGTTCCAGAAGCGCGCGCGTTTCGTGCGCATCACCGGCGCCGGTCTGCGCGAAAGCCACGTTCATGACGTGATGATCACGCGGGAATCGCCGAACTACCGCCAATAG
- a CDS encoding SMR family transporter → MPWVYLIVAGLLEICWAIGLKYSAGFTKPVPSIFTLVTLALSMVLLSKAASTLPIGTAYAVWVGIGALGAAVMGIFLFHEAVTPLRILFLVMLLSSIIGLKATAG, encoded by the coding sequence TTGCCGTGGGTCTACCTGATCGTCGCCGGATTGCTTGAAATCTGCTGGGCCATTGGCCTGAAATACAGCGCCGGCTTCACAAAACCTGTGCCGTCCATCTTTACCCTCGTTACGCTGGCGCTCAGCATGGTGTTGCTGTCGAAAGCCGCCAGTACCTTACCAATCGGCACGGCCTATGCGGTTTGGGTCGGTATTGGCGCACTTGGCGCGGCGGTAATGGGCATATTCCTGTTTCATGAGGCGGTGACTCCGCTGCGCATCCTCTTTTTGGTCATGCTGCTCAGTTCTATTATCGGCCTGAAGGCGACGGCGGGCTAG
- a CDS encoding RsmB/NOP family class I SAM-dependent RNA methyltransferase, with amino-acid sequence MTPAARLQAAADILDQLSGTRATVEAVLKQWGQVNRYAGSKDRRAIADRVYRCLRARQRLLWAMEMTEKSPAQGRALVLASLSLIDAMPIEDIESFFGGEGYGPKHLTAHERERLAAGEGEAPAWVTTGLPEFVVSRFEQQFGKAWTAEATALMMPRAPIDLRVNSAKANRADMMAALEAEGLSPEPTPFSKYGIRLTAEPPPNLVKLDIYQSGQVEIQDEGSQLAAFIAGAGLLPGAAKVVDFCAGGGGKTLALAQMMDGNGEVYACDVVGKRLKAIEPRLIRAGANAHFIHFFDPDDAAQLEVLKGADLVLVDAPCSGSGTWRRHPEDAHRLDEAKIEGLHTLQNQILDRAAQCVKVGGRLVYVTCSVLDDENAQTADAFEAAHPNYDALPIHTLLENSTLYIDHAARLNKLAKTGHRLSLTPHTTQTDGFFIAAYTRTQ; translated from the coding sequence TTGACCCCCGCTGCCCGACTTCAAGCCGCCGCCGATATCCTCGATCAACTTTCGGGAACCCGTGCGACTGTTGAAGCCGTGCTGAAACAGTGGGGGCAGGTCAATCGCTACGCCGGCTCCAAAGACCGTCGCGCCATTGCAGATCGCGTCTATCGCTGCCTGCGCGCCAGACAACGCCTGTTGTGGGCTATGGAGATGACTGAGAAATCGCCAGCGCAGGGACGAGCGCTGGTTCTGGCTTCGCTGTCGCTGATCGACGCCATGCCGATCGAAGACATTGAAAGCTTTTTTGGCGGCGAAGGGTATGGGCCCAAACACCTGACCGCTCATGAACGCGAACGCCTGGCGGCGGGGGAGGGCGAGGCGCCCGCCTGGGTCACCACCGGTCTGCCGGAGTTTGTTGTTTCGCGCTTCGAACAGCAATTCGGCAAGGCATGGACCGCCGAGGCCACCGCCCTGATGATGCCGCGCGCGCCGATCGATCTGCGCGTCAATAGCGCAAAGGCAAACCGTGCGGATATGATGGCGGCGCTTGAAGCCGAAGGATTGTCGCCCGAACCAACACCGTTCTCAAAATACGGCATCCGGCTGACGGCAGAGCCGCCGCCCAATCTCGTCAAGCTCGATATCTACCAAAGCGGTCAGGTTGAAATTCAGGACGAGGGCTCACAACTCGCGGCCTTTATCGCCGGTGCCGGTCTTTTGCCCGGCGCCGCTAAGGTGGTCGATTTCTGTGCTGGCGGTGGCGGCAAGACACTTGCGCTTGCGCAGATGATGGACGGGAATGGTGAGGTTTACGCCTGTGATGTCGTGGGAAAGCGCCTGAAAGCCATTGAGCCGCGCCTGATCCGTGCCGGCGCTAACGCACATTTTATCCACTTCTTTGATCCCGACGATGCCGCCCAACTCGAAGTGCTGAAAGGCGCCGATCTGGTTCTGGTCGATGCGCCATGCTCCGGTTCCGGCACCTGGCGTCGCCATCCCGAAGATGCGCATCGTCTCGATGAGGCCAAGATTGAAGGTCTGCATACCCTGCAAAACCAAATTCTCGACCGTGCCGCACAATGCGTGAAGGTGGGCGGGCGTCTCGTCTATGTCACCTGCTCGGTGCTGGATGATGAAAACGCCCAGACCGCCGACGCTTTTGAAGCGGCACATCCCAATTACGACGCCCTGCCGATCCATACCCTGCTAGAAAACAGCACGCTCTATATCGATCACGCGGCGCGCCTGAACAAACTGGCCAAAACTGGCCATCGCCTATCGCTTACACCCCATACCACCCAGACCGACGGCTTCTTTATCGCCGCCTACACACGGACCCAATAA
- a CDS encoding RlmE family RNA methyltransferase → MSDQPEDKEPRRKMVKAPTGGNLSGRSKGHTAVKTAKFRTQSSAKWLERQLNDPYVQQAKAEGWRSRAAFKLIEIDERFNLLHKGAKVIDLGCAPGGWVQVAIKRGASHVVGVDLLPVDPVPGADLLEADFTDPAIGPQLMDLMGGKPDVILSDLAHNTVGHKQTDHLKIMGLLEMAGDFALDNLKPGGAFIAKAFQGGETEHLLLKLKVTFETVKHFKPKSSRVGSSEIYIVAIGFKG, encoded by the coding sequence ATGAGTGATCAACCTGAAGATAAAGAGCCGCGCCGTAAGATGGTCAAGGCGCCGACCGGCGGCAACCTGTCCGGCCGTTCGAAAGGCCACACGGCCGTCAAGACGGCGAAATTTCGCACACAATCCTCCGCCAAGTGGCTGGAGCGCCAACTGAACGACCCCTATGTCCAGCAGGCCAAGGCCGAGGGCTGGCGGTCGCGTGCTGCTTTCAAGCTGATCGAAATCGATGAGCGGTTTAACCTGTTGCACAAGGGCGCCAAGGTTATCGACCTGGGCTGCGCGCCTGGAGGTTGGGTGCAGGTGGCGATCAAACGCGGCGCATCGCATGTGGTCGGTGTCGATCTGCTGCCGGTCGATCCGGTGCCCGGCGCCGATCTTCTGGAAGCCGACTTCACCGATCCGGCCATTGGTCCGCAACTGATGGACCTGATGGGCGGCAAGCCTGACGTCATCCTTTCCGATCTTGCGCACAATACGGTGGGCCACAAGCAGACGGACCACCTCAAGATCATGGGGCTGCTGGAAATGGCCGGCGATTTCGCGCTCGATAACCTCAAGCCCGGTGGCGCCTTTATCGCCAAGGCGTTTCAGGGTGGCGAGACCGAGCATCTGTTGCTCAAGCTCAAGGTGACTTTTGAAACGGTGAAGCACTTCAAGCCGAAGTCCAGCCGTGTCGGTTCGAGCGAAATCTATATAGTGGCGATAGGATTCAAGGGCTGA
- a CDS encoding peptidylprolyl isomerase produces MSEDLENTLILTLDTGPVTIKLRPDLAPNHVARIKELAREGFYDGIVFHRVIPGFMAQGGDPQGQGFGGSGKKIKAEFNKEPHVRGICSMARSQNPDSADSQFFIVFDDARFLDNQYTVWGQVTEGMENVDALPKGEPPRTPGKIVTMKVAADV; encoded by the coding sequence ATGTCCGAAGACCTCGAAAATACCCTGATCCTGACGCTGGATACCGGCCCCGTCACCATCAAGCTGCGCCCGGATCTGGCGCCTAACCACGTCGCTCGCATCAAGGAACTGGCGCGCGAAGGTTTTTACGACGGTATCGTTTTCCACCGCGTCATCCCCGGCTTTATGGCCCAGGGCGGCGATCCTCAGGGCCAGGGCTTTGGCGGTTCCGGCAAGAAGATCAAGGCCGAGTTCAACAAGGAGCCTCACGTCCGCGGAATCTGCTCGATGGCCCGCTCGCAAAACCCGGATTCGGCCGACAGCCAGTTCTTCATCGTGTTCGATGACGCCCGCTTCCTCGACAATCAGTACACTGTCTGGGGTCAGGTCACCGAGGGCATGGAAAACGTCGATGCCCTGCCCAAGGGGGAGCCGCCGCGTACCCCCGGCAAGATCGTGACCATGAAGGTCGCGGCCGACGTCTAA
- a CDS encoding DUF1523 family protein, giving the protein MKKLIAAVVVVALVFLAIWTVPYWTHGSREVTVTGVDHKILRQGDKVKDVYLVFTTDETYKNVDSPAYLKFNSSDIQGKLIQTGRFRISYYGFRMPIFSMYKNITKAEKVD; this is encoded by the coding sequence ATGAAAAAACTGATTGCTGCGGTTGTCGTTGTTGCGCTGGTGTTTCTGGCGATCTGGACCGTGCCCTACTGGACACATGGTTCCCGCGAAGTGACCGTCACCGGTGTTGACCACAAGATTCTCAGGCAAGGCGACAAGGTGAAGGATGTCTATCTCGTCTTCACCACCGACGAAACCTACAAGAATGTCGATAGTCCGGCTTATCTGAAATTCAACTCATCTGATATTCAGGGCAAACTCATTCAGACCGGCCGTTTCAGGATTTCCTATTATGGTTTCCGCATGCCGATTTTCTCGATGTACAAGAACATCACCAAGGCTGAGAAGGTCGATTAG
- the tgt gene encoding tRNA guanosine(34) transglycosylase Tgt encodes MSTFPFEIKASQGQARTGVLKTPRGDIPTPIFMPVGTAATVKALTLDMVKQANAKIILGNTYHLMLRPTAERISRLGGLHKFMGWDGPILTDSGGFQVMSLSKISKVKEDAVTFQSHIDGSKHVLSPERSIEIQADLLGSDIVMQLDECVSYPADEKRAQQALQLSARWGVRSKYAFGTRDSQALFGIQQGSTFEHLRRESTERLLDIGFDGYAIGGLAVGEGHKAMCDTLDFCATILPWERPRYLMGVGKPIDLLEGVARGVDMFDCVLPTRSGRHGQVWTWDGPLNMKNARFAGDDTPLDATSDCPASRDYSKAYLHHLVKSEEILGQMLLSWHNIAFFQALMIRIRAAIITGTFDILRADLLSRWQTKEV; translated from the coding sequence ATGAGCACTTTTCCCTTCGAAATTAAAGCCTCTCAAGGTCAGGCGCGTACCGGTGTCCTGAAGACACCGCGCGGTGATATCCCGACGCCGATCTTTATGCCCGTCGGCACCGCCGCCACCGTCAAGGCGCTGACGCTCGACATGGTGAAGCAGGCCAATGCCAAGATCATCCTCGGCAACACCTATCACCTGATGCTGCGACCGACAGCCGAACGGATATCGCGTCTTGGCGGCCTGCATAAATTCATGGGCTGGGATGGTCCGATCCTGACCGACAGCGGCGGTTTTCAGGTGATGAGCCTGTCCAAGATTTCCAAGGTCAAGGAAGACGCTGTGACTTTCCAGAGCCATATTGACGGCTCGAAGCACGTCCTTTCGCCGGAAAGGTCCATCGAAATTCAGGCCGATCTGCTCGGCTCAGATATCGTGATGCAACTCGACGAATGCGTCTCCTATCCGGCTGACGAAAAGCGTGCGCAGCAGGCGCTGCAACTTTCGGCGCGGTGGGGCGTGCGGTCAAAATACGCCTTCGGCACCCGCGACAGCCAAGCTCTTTTTGGTATCCAGCAGGGCTCAACCTTTGAGCACCTGCGCCGGGAATCAACCGAACGTTTGCTAGATATCGGCTTTGACGGCTATGCTATCGGCGGCCTGGCCGTGGGCGAAGGCCATAAAGCCATGTGTGATACGCTCGATTTCTGCGCGACTATCCTGCCTTGGGAACGCCCGCGTTACCTCATGGGGGTTGGCAAACCTATTGACCTGCTAGAAGGCGTGGCGCGCGGCGTCGACATGTTCGATTGTGTCCTGCCCACACGATCCGGCCGTCACGGTCAGGTGTGGACCTGGGACGGTCCGCTCAATATGAAAAACGCGCGCTTCGCCGGGGACGACACGCCGCTCGATGCGACAAGCGATTGCCCAGCCAGCCGCGACTATTCCAAAGCCTACCTGCACCATCTGGTGAAATCGGAAGAGATTCTCGGCCAGATGCTGTTGTCCTGGCACAACATCGCCTTCTTCCAGGCTCTGATGATTCGGATACGCGCCGCCATTATTACCGGCACGTTCGACATCTTGCGCGCCGATTTGCTTAGTCGCTGGCAAACCAAAGAGGTTTAA
- a CDS encoding DUF2147 domain-containing protein: MRLILSLTLTALWLSPTMALAADLGGTWQRSDGRERVTFAPCPDGVCGKLVWSKPDAKSKAHIGDTVFHDLKRETATSWKGYASNPDDGKTYPGTVTLDGGKLLTRECILGGRICRTEIWTRIN, from the coding sequence ATGCGCTTAATTCTATCCCTTACCCTGACAGCCTTGTGGCTGTCGCCGACCATGGCACTGGCCGCTGACCTTGGCGGTACATGGCAACGTTCCGATGGCCGTGAGCGCGTCACCTTCGCACCGTGCCCTGACGGCGTGTGCGGCAAACTGGTCTGGAGCAAACCGGACGCCAAAAGCAAGGCGCATATCGGCGACACCGTGTTTCATGACCTGAAACGCGAAACCGCCACGAGCTGGAAGGGCTACGCCTCCAATCCCGATGACGGCAAGACCTATCCCGGCACCGTCACGCTCGACGGCGGCAAACTGCTCACCCGCGAATGTATCCTGGGCGGCCGTATCTGCCGCACCGAAATCTGGACGCGGATAAACTAG
- the hspQ gene encoding heat shock protein HspQ yields MPDHSSDQRSAKFDIGQVVKHNLFEFRGVVFDVDPEFSNTEEWWQAIPESVRPQKDQPFYHLLATNGDSCYVAYASEGNLCADNTGQPLSHPQTRLIFERFENGRYLPKQRMAN; encoded by the coding sequence ATGCCAGACCATTCATCAGATCAGCGGTCAGCCAAGTTCGATATCGGACAGGTGGTCAAGCACAACCTGTTTGAATTCCGCGGCGTCGTGTTCGATGTCGATCCGGAGTTTTCCAACACCGAAGAATGGTGGCAGGCCATACCTGAAAGTGTGCGCCCACAAAAGGATCAGCCCTTTTATCACCTGCTCGCCACCAATGGTGATAGCTGTTATGTGGCCTATGCCTCCGAAGGCAATCTGTGCGCCGACAACACCGGCCAGCCCCTTAGCCATCCGCAAACACGCCTGATTTTCGAGCGATTCGAAAATGGCCGCTATTTGCCCAAGCAGCGCATGGCCAATTAA
- a CDS encoding MAPEG family protein — MTYELRVLVWAAILGLVQVGLPPIAAMSRKGYAKWNAGPRDTDFDTGPIAGRLNRAFANFMETFAFFAVIVLALAFLGKSSPVSIWGAQVYLAARIVYIPLYAFGVVGVRSLAWIVSLIGIVMCLYTLFV, encoded by the coding sequence ATGACTTACGAACTACGGGTACTGGTCTGGGCCGCTATTCTGGGGCTGGTTCAGGTGGGGCTGCCGCCGATAGCGGCCATGTCGCGCAAGGGCTATGCCAAATGGAACGCCGGCCCGCGTGATACGGATTTCGACACAGGGCCCATAGCGGGGCGCCTTAACCGCGCCTTTGCTAACTTCATGGAAACCTTTGCTTTCTTTGCGGTTATCGTGCTTGCGCTCGCCTTCCTTGGCAAGTCAAGCCCGGTGTCGATCTGGGGCGCTCAGGTTTATCTGGCGGCCCGCATCGTTTATATTCCGCTCTATGCGTTCGGTGTCGTTGGCGTCCGTTCGCTGGCCTGGATTGTTTCGCTCATCGGCATTGTCATGTGCCTCTATACCCTGTTTGTTTAA